In Oreochromis aureus strain Israel breed Guangdong linkage group 22, ZZ_aureus, whole genome shotgun sequence, the genomic window AAACTTCGCCGTAATAACAGATCCCGAGTCATGGTGAGAGAACGGACCCAGAAGAAGTCCTTCCAGCAAAGTCTGGAGGACATCAAGGTGAAAATGAAGGAGAAGAGGAACAAACGTCTGGCCAGTGCCTCAGCCCCCAGCGGGGGCCGGTCGAGGATGATAAACAAAACAAGTGGTAAGGAAATAATCTTTTGTCAATTCTGCCCACCCCCCAACAAAGTTACCTAATTGAATAGAGAACATTTGTTGTTATTGAAATAACGAGATTGGGAATGCCTCTCCGGTTTGGTGCATCCATGTTAAACCCACATTCTTGCATTTGCTAATCCATGAAGTTACTGAAACACACTATAAGATTGTTTTAAAAAGGGGAGCTGGAACATAAAGCTCCTGGGTCAGCTGATTTCCAATCTGCAGGTGAAGTTTTCTGGCATGAGAGATaagtataataaataaacagaatgcAAATCTAAATTGATTGTGGTAATGGAAATAGAATCTGTTAAACCCAAGTTTTTAATGAGTGTCTGCCTGAGGGCTGCAACTCAAACAGATTGTGGCCAGGCTGAAAGATGTCGTTTACAGCTGTGCTAATGGCCTTCAGTAGAGCTTTTTTGTCAGCAGCTGAGCAGCCAACATACCGCAGTGTGTTGATATTCTGATAATGACGCTGACATTTACTGGCAATATTAGTATGAATGtggatttcatttttcttttctcaggaAGTGCCTCCACGCACACCATCCTGATAGGTGTGCAGATGAACAACAAGGCGCTGGCTGTGGCCTTGCAGGCTGAAAAGGAGAAAGTGAGGCAGGCTAATGCAGTGATCCTGCAGCTGAAAAGAGAGCAGCAGGCACTCTTCCTTCACCTGCTTCTGCTCAAGAGAAAGTTGAAAGAGCAGGAGGCTCTGGCAGCGAGCGCTTCAGAGGTACGCACTGTCAGCtgtcagatttttttattttattttatttttttaattaggaATGTCCTAAGTTATTAGTAGACCATATGAATTATTTTGAGACACTGCActttgaatgtaaaataaattgTATAAAttctttatttgctttgtttagACTAAACCTTCTACTGATGCCAAGCAAAACATGCATTCAGTTAGGTAAGGTTTTAAAACTCATAATGacttacattaaaaatgttacATGCCTTAAACTGAGTGAAATATTGAGATTTGCTTCCTGTTAAATTACAGGAGAAAGCGGGCCAGCCAGAAACTggaccacatcatctgtgaatCTTCACCAGCTTGTGCAGGTATGCATAAAAATACTTCAATATCCCAGATTATTGTTAGGTATTATCCTTGACTGTTAACGTATTAAccaaatatattatttattagaGGTCTTTCTTTTAATATAGTAACTTTGGACATTGTCTCATTCTTATTCTTCTGACATTTGCATCCATCTTAATCTTACAGTCAAGACATTGAAAttatttaatgtgtgtgtgcatgttcgTTTGTTTCTTCATAGATCCTCAGCTCTCTAACAAGAATGGGAATCTTCAGTGTGAAAAACAGACGACCTTGCCATCTACAGTAGGAGTGCGGCGTCAGCGTACAGATAAAAACAGGAGGAGGTCTGAACGTTTGCAAGAACAGAGGATTCTGGGTGAGGAAGGTCCAGTTGCTGGCTTTGGGTCTTGGATCCCAAGTCCTATTCGCAGTGACAGTGAAAATCTCAATCAAATGCAAAAATTAGAAGAACCAGAGATGGCAGATCCAGGTTTCACTGAGGAGTTACAGCACTCTACTCCTGAACCAGTGCCACCCAAAAAAAGCAGACAACAGGTCGCCAGGAAGCAGacccagcaacagcagcagctgtccTCCAAACCAGAACAGGTTTCGCGAAAACCCGAGAGAGGTCGCAAACCAGAGCGTGCCCCATTAAAGAAACCATGGGAGAATACCAAACCCAGAACCAGGTCAAAGAGTCGGGACCGATCAGCCACACGGGCCAAAACGGCACCTCCAGCACAGGGCAATAAACTCAACACTTCACTGGGATTTAATGACACATTTGACTTTGACTGTGAAGAGACCGTCCACGTCACGCCGTTCAGGGCCAAGGCTGAGGACAATCAGCGAATCACACCCTTGAGTGAGGAGGCTCAAGAAACAGGACAGGCCCAGGCTGAAGCTTCACCTGTGATTTCCAAGCACAGTGAATCCAGCTCTTCATCTCCATCTTCTGAATCAGAAGACAGCCTTTATGTTCCTCACAAGACCAGACAGAGACCAGgttctcctaacaagaccaagGGCATCACCACTCGTAGAGGCCGGCTCTCCAGTGCAGTCAGAAAGATGGAAAACATCCCTCCTAAACCAGAGATCACTGGTAAGCatttagatttgtttttaatctcagcttttgtttaatcttttatttgttgttggtctctatttttcttttacaattgATAATTAAAGACTTTCTGGtattttattgaattttgttttttgtagtctTCAGAGATGAAGAGGCAAGTCCCAAGACTACAGGCTCTGAAGAGGCAGCAGGTTGCCTCGATCAGTCACCTGATTttagctgttctaacagtcctgACCCTGTAAAGATGGAACAGGATAATTATCAAGGTAGGTGTTTAATTTGTgtcattaaaataataattaaacaaaaaacaaaagtatgaAACAGTTATTaaacagttgtgtgtgtgtgtgtgtgtgtgtgtgtgtgtgtgtgtgtgtgtgtgtgtgtgtgtgtgtgtgtgtgtgtgtgtgtgtgtgtgtgtgtgttctgctgCTTCAGAGGCTCGTGGGGAGGGAATGGAGAATGATTGTTTGCTTCCTGTCAGCCCTCTGATTGAAGCTGAGATGATGAGAATAGACAATGTCCTGTCCAATTTTGGAGATTCCTCCGGTGAAGCTCCACTGCTTTTACCCCACCAAACTCCAAAGAGGCTCAAATCATGCAAGAAACGTAAGCTGTTACAGGATTCAATCCAAAACTGCATGTCCAGTTTGCATATCACTGTTAAAATGTTTCTGATAAATAACCTTTTGTTGCCAACATCTTTGAGCACAAGGGGCTGGCTGAATCACCTTTTTGTTGTGTTGCACTGGTGTATGCGTGTGAATTCACACAACTcctgtttcctttttcttttcctctttctcacgGTTCACGTCTTCCTTCACATTCCTGCAGGTGGGCTTGGTGTAAGGCCAGCAGGGCGGGGCTTGAGTCTATGTGATGTGACCAATCTGTCCCCTGCAGCCTATCGCAAATTTTCCTGTGGAGGCTCGTCTGATTCTCGATGCTCCACCCCCGTTCCTATCCGCAAGCGGCGCTGCACCATGGCGGTCAACTACAAGGAGCCCTCGTTGCACGCGTAAGCTCACAATCGCTCTCTACTGCACGTGGTTCACTgcgtttttattttctttgttattgCAAGAAAACTCAACATTTCTCCTCAATAGGAAACTTCGGCGGGGAGACAAGTTCACAGACGTGCAGTTCCTCCGCTCTCCAATTTTCAAGCAGAAGTCTGGCAGGAGGTCTGTGCAGAAACCAAGGAATTCAAGAAGTGGGCATCAGCCATTTGAAAAGTACAATGAGTCTTTTGTTGGGTGTCGCTGAAAGTTGTTGCCCGACTTTgaagttgttgggtttttttttcccattactGTCAGTGAGATTTCTTTGTGATAAAGAACTACTGTGataatttttatatatttgtttatgtttatgtatcTTTTAAGCTTTCATTTCTGTTATCTGTCTTTAGGTGAATGTAGTATTAGCCTTCTCAGATTTGCTAATTTTGCCATTtgccaattttaaattgtttaaattttgcattttaacattttaaattgtttattaTGAATTCTTTAAGATGTTTATGTTTGTAATTCTGCTTAATTTTCTTCTACTGTATGATAATAAACTTCATATAAGCGTTTACACATCATTATGACAGGTTAATATCTGAACACACCAAGTTTGGGCTCAACTCGATCAGGTTTGGACATTAATTTCAGTGTTGTGTAGTTGCAAATGAACACTGGCCACGCAAACCACTTATAGTCTGGTTCTCATCAAAGCCCTGTTTCATTTTGTTGGGCCTGAGAAGCTCAGCTGTGTTTGCAGCTGAACCCAATTAAGGCTAGCAAGGTCTGTGTTGGAAAAAGTGCACACACGCAATTAGCCTCACTTCTGTTTTATTCAGTCTATAAAATAGGCTAATGCTATGTCATTAAAACCAACTGTAGAAAGAGCATGAAATTATCTCTCCAGACATTACAAaaggtattttttttctaaagcttGAAAAGTACAAACACCTTTTttacaaaacagtaaaagtacaTAGTATTGCACAATCTTTTCGTTTATCTCCAAAGTATAAAGTTATCAATCTCCATCTGCCggacaaaaataagaaataataaattaataactTGCCTTAAGTATCATTCTTCTAAATTACAGCACATAAATAAGAATATACTCTAGATAATTAAATTAGTCCTTAGTCAGCAGTGTAATTTCTATGTAAAACAAATTCTGAAGGAAAGGAGATTCTCTCATTCATGTTAACTAATActtggaaaaataaaagtgcatTTCGATAGTCAAATTGCCCTATGTGGCATGATAAAAGCAAAagattgggggtttttttgtcctttttcagttctgggaaagaaaatatatgttatatacacatttaaaatgtacaGTGGGGTATAAGTGCATTAAAATCTGTACAAATTTAAAGTATGTATTCCTCTTTTGGCAGGATGAACTCTTCACAGACAAACTTTGACTTCATTAACATCATGCGTGCTCACAAGAGTAGAGTTTTACAGACAGGAAAACGTGGACTCTCAGTCCCTTTCCTCACAGGTAACACTAATCCACCGCGCATGCGGCAATTCCTCATGACATCTCTACCTGAGTCAACTGAGAGGAGGAGGCAGACACAGAAAAGGCAgtatgaaaacaaagattaAGTAAGATGGGTGGTTAATCTCTGATCAGCTGTCATAATACAGTGCTTTCAGCACACAAACAACACCTGCcctgtttaatgttttactactgctcttcttttctttccatgGGCCTCTGAGACACATGGTCAAATACAAAAACTACAATGCTTTTGTCTGGAAACGGAAACAGTCTTGCAGTTCTTAAATGAGGCCTTCCCCTCATGACCCATCTTTCAGGGTAGTCTAAGCTACTGATTTATGGTGTAGGCCAGCAAGCATCAAACATTACAAAAGTGTTCATCCAAGACCCGTTTGCACCTTTTACATTAAGATATGTTTCTGAAACCTATCTACTCCAGAATCAGTAGTCGTGTCCTTTGCTTTGCTTGTCTTTTGCATTGCCTAAAACAACAGTTCATTGTCCCAGGACACCCTCATCCTTGTTGAGGTGAAGACAAATCTCTTCCTCTCGTTTACTTCTCGATTAGGCCCGCCTCTTTGATCTTAGTGTAGAAGAACTTCTCCAGTAGGTTGGCACACTTGTAGTACTCGCTCTCTGGAGGGTTGTATTCACGACAGTTTGTGAAAATTCGCTGCATGTCGGCCATAAAAAGCTTCCGTGTCGTGTAGTACCGGCTCTTTAGACGCTCGCTCATTGTCTTGAGGTctgtaaaaatgtgaaatttcaATTATGATACCTCTCAGTGGCTGAATGAGCGTGGCATTTAACAAATAAACCCCACTTAGTTCATGCTTTAATGCCAGCTGAATAACAACAGTAAAAGATGTGGACTTTAATTAGAAATGATCTGCTGTCGTACTGCAAAACAATGTACAACTATGCAATGACTAGTGCAGACAATTAGTAATACACAACTTGTTAACACACGTACCCATGGGGAAGCGTATGACTTGGTAGTACCCAggtgcttctgtttttttcacagGCTCCATGAAAGGCCAGGCATTCTGGTGACTCTAAAACACATAAAGCAGTGCTTTAAGaaaactgtttgtctgtgtacgtgtgtgtcaGATGTAGACCACATTACACGTGTCTATCCCTCACCTTCACATGTTGGAGGATGGTTTTCAGAGTGCTGTACAGTTGATCGGGGTCTTTCAGTTCTTTCCTGAAGAGTGAAAAATGGTAGAAAGATCGATATAAAACTGAGGCTAGCTAAGTGCTATTTCCAGATGCGCATGCGTGTTATTATCGCCTGCAAATTTTTATCATAAATGAAGACCAGAGACAATGTCTGACTGGATCATTGTTGACAAAAATGATCTAATATATGATGTGAATACATTAGCCAAATCATTAGCGGAGCAACTTACCCTTTGCCCACAGGCTTCCAGCCAGTTTCACCTGTTGATATAAATAAACTAATATTAAACTCATACACCACAATGGAGTCATTCTCTAGTCACTAGAGGAAAAATAGGTCAGCAACTTCTGTGTAACCACAAAAAATGCTGCTGGGTGAATGATTGCGCAGAATGTTTTTGTAAGTAGTTGGACAACTAAATAGTTGCGCAGAGGTTGAGCGTGTGGCACTCTAAACCTGGCAAACATCTGCAATGAATTCacatctaattttaaaaaacagactcTAAACAACTTGCAGTCAGTCTCTGCAATAGCAGACATGATGCTGACTCAGTCTTATTGCTGATTTCTCACTGTCCTGACACACCAATGTTTCTATAGAGATGGCAGCTGACTGGAAGTGGTTTAATATCTGGTTCCTTTCTTCAAAGCAACCACTTCAAAGGCAGGCACATAGCGAGCTGAGTGCAATAATTTTGGTTGCCCTGCAGGCTCCAACCACTGTTTTTCTTGTATGACAATAGCTTAAAAGATGGACGTGGATATAAAGTAGTGACATTGCAATTACTGCTTGTCTTGTTGCCACAAAACAAATTCAAAAAATTCATCATAATTCTTGCATTCACGTGCAACCTGCTCTAGTCCTTGGCTGGTAGCCGTACATACAGAAAATAACCACCCATTCAGATTTCGTAGAGAACAGCCTTTAAATCCCAAAAGTATTTGATTAACCCTTGTGTTGTCCACGGGTCATTTTTGTCCTCTACAGAAATCTTTTGctatcaaaaatatgttttttattcatcaaaTGGTCTGAAAATAACAGAAGTTATTCATTACTATACTATGCATGATTGGAATAAGTTTTaagtaatttgatttatttatggggTTTTATTCGATTTTATAACACCTGTTGTCCTCGtggacaaaaatgaccccaaagtaCAAAGTGTTGCAAAAGGTCAGTATTTTCACAACATACTGCTATCAAACATCTTTGATCTTGGATCACTGATGTTTGGGGTCAAGCACTGGTcataacaaccacaacaacaacaacaacaggcagcacaatgaggaggcaggtgctctatattcaataaaatgttatttatactgcgccaaatcaaaacaacagtcgcaTCAAAGTGCTTCGTATTGTAAggtcgaccctacaataatacatacacagaAAGTATGCTCACAAGCCTCCATTGCACTAGAGATTTGCATACTTTGATgagcatactttttttttttcaccatgtTGTGCAAAGCAATGACCAGTAGGACAAAGCACATATTGTCCTCTAGTATaatgaggaggaagaatcaATGTTCAGGAAGATCCAGGGTTAGAAGATATAGAAAATATTGTCAATATTTAGAGCACATGCTACCCTTTCTCTGAAAAAGCACATCACCCACCTGCAGAAGTGGAAGAAGGCTATGAAGTGAAGAAAAGTGATGAAGAATCTGAACTATGTTCAAGTAGGTTCTTGGGCATCCAGGGCATTGTAGTCTgaggaacttggaaagaaagtgactgggCTTCTTGAAGTTTCTTGAGTTTTCAGAATGTGAAACTGGAATAGAAGATGTGTCAGAGGACTACACATCATCCATTTCAATTATGATGAAGACAAAGAATCAAGCAGGAaagaggagtcagctgagacgGAGGAATATTTGCAGTAATGTGAGGAAACATTGATCTGGTCTTCTAACATCCCAATGACAGGCGATGCATGACTCTCTCATGTGCCACAGAGAAAGATAATCTATCACAGTCCAAGCACATATGCCAGGTCCCATACTCCTTCATTGGCTTTTCTACTCGAGCACTGAACGCATTATACACAGTGTTCTGCTTGTATTCTGCTTTTTAACGTTCACatgccaatggatgcatcagagaccaAGTTGGGGTTCAGtaacttgcccaaggacaccttGGTAAGAACTCCAGACTAGAGCACACAGAGACTGAACCAACAACCATCCAATTAGCAGATGAGCTGCTCTACAGCTAACTCTATGACGAACAAGGAGGGACAACAAGAGGGAAAAAATGGATCGAATGCAGCTGTAGTCTTATGTGGGTATGTTGATTCTACATGCGGTGGAGTCGCTACGGACAGTTTATGGCATCCTGAGTCTGGTAGAGCAGTTTTAAAGGTGACACAAGATTAATCATAGAAGCGCAAAAAGGATATAATTTCTTGATAAAGACACAATAGATGATCATCGTGCAGGGCCCGCCCGTCGGGCTATATGATCGCCCGACTGGAGATATCACTAGCTCCGCGACgttgggctagcgattttgcgagccctgtcgTTCATGACACAAACGCCCCCATTTGAGGTGTATGGAACAAGTGGGTGtttctcctgctgtgatgtaagaTCCTGATACTGATGTGACTGTATGAGCACAAAGTCCCGTTCAGAGGACTCTGTCCATTCCAACAGAACATCCCAAGTAAACCTATGAGATAAAAACATGGCAGTATGTCATGCCAGGTCCAGCTGTACATGGAACATGCTAGTGTACTGATGGCAAACGTCTGGCCTGCAGTCAGGACACGCGAGTTGTCCCTAACATTGCAGgtttccaaaagaaaacaatcatctGTAACAACTTGTTTACTGTATATGACCCTTGCCTGCAACTGCAGAAAAGAAAGCTGTCCATGATGGGACCAGTGCAGAGGAATAAACCTGAGCTTCCTCCTGCACTTGTGTCAAATATGGACATGAAAGTTTGCCTTCACTCAGACCCATGCCCTGGTGTTCCTACCATgccaaaatatagaaaaatgtcAGGTAATGAGTtggaataaagttgaataaaaccttgaaacacagagatggatgatatTTTATACTTATGGCTTTATAAACAGTCAAAGCAAACAGGGTCATTTTTGAGCGCAGAGGACAACAGATGTGATTATTTGCTGCCAGTAAAAACTTGTAGTTTAAAACAGCTTTCTAAATTAACTTTGACATATACCCGTCTGTGATCATCTGCTAAAGCAACTGACTCTGGTTGTGAAACGATAATCACAATAActgatgatttgatttatttttacccgaaaacaaagaaaaattcattttatgaggtttttaacagacttaaatttgaaatggaataaaaaaagtgtcagaatgtttgaattaagttttaattaaaagtggGGAAAAATCCACTTCATAGTAATTAAGTATCAATCAAACCagatggggacatttttgacccctgaggaccacaggtgtgattatgtgctgccatttaaaaattataaatggttcaaaaaaaacttttcactaaagttcaacatagagcactctgtagttagtcagatagtcaaaattatctgaacttttaaatattttattttcttgttttgtttccactcgaaaacacagtgtattttatgtaaacaaggtctggtggccctaaaatgtaaaatgttgggtaaattttgtgttaatgtgttggtcttaagtaaaactaagacgtaacattgaattgattgacaaagtatactttatattttaaaaacagtcaaatgaagtggggacat contains:
- the sgo1 gene encoding shugoshin 1 isoform X2 — protein: MVRERTQKKSFQQSLEDIKVKMKEKRNKRLASASAPSGGRSRMINKTSGSASTHTILIGVQMNNKALAVALQAEKEKVRQANAVILQLKREQQALFLHLLLLKRKLKEQEALAASASETKPSTDAKQNMHSVRRKRASQKLDHIICESSPACADPQLSNKNGNLQCEKQTTLPSTVGVRRQRTDKNRRRSERLQEQRILGEEGPVAGFGSWIPSPIRSDSENLNQMQKLEEPEMADPGFTEELQHSTPEPVPPKKSRQQVARKQTQQQQQLSSKPEQVSRKPERGRKPERAPLKKPWENTKPRTRSKSRDRSATRAKTAPPAQGNKLNTSLGFNDTFDFDCEETVHVTPFRAKAEDNQRITPLSEEAQETGQAQAEASPVISKHSESSSSSPSSESEDSLYVPHKTRQRPGSPNKTKGITTRRGRLSSAVRKMENIPPKPEITVFRDEEASPKTTGSEEAAGCLDQSPDFSCSNSPDPVKMEQDNYQEARGEGMENDCLLPVSPLIEAEMMRIDNVLSNFGDSSGEAPLLLPHQTPKRLKSCKKPYRKFSCGGSSDSRCSTPVPIRKRRCTMAVNYKEPSLHAKLRRGDKFTDVQFLRSPIFKQKSGRRSVQKPRNSRSGHQPFEKYNESFVGCR
- the sgo1 gene encoding shugoshin 1 isoform X1 — its product is MVRERTQKKSFQQSLEDIKVKMKEKRNKRLASASAPSGGRSRMINKTSGSASTHTILIGVQMNNKALAVALQAEKEKVRQANAVILQLKREQQALFLHLLLLKRKLKEQEALAASASETKPSTDAKQNMHSVRRKRASQKLDHIICESSPACADPQLSNKNGNLQCEKQTTLPSTVGVRRQRTDKNRRRSERLQEQRILGEEGPVAGFGSWIPSPIRSDSENLNQMQKLEEPEMADPGFTEELQHSTPEPVPPKKSRQQVARKQTQQQQQLSSKPEQVSRKPERGRKPERAPLKKPWENTKPRTRSKSRDRSATRAKTAPPAQGNKLNTSLGFNDTFDFDCEETVHVTPFRAKAEDNQRITPLSEEAQETGQAQAEASPVISKHSESSSSSPSSESEDSLYVPHKTRQRPGSPNKTKGITTRRGRLSSAVRKMENIPPKPEITVFRDEEASPKTTGSEEAAGCLDQSPDFSCSNSPDPVKMEQDNYQEARGEGMENDCLLPVSPLIEAEMMRIDNVLSNFGDSSGEAPLLLPHQTPKRLKSCKKRGLGVRPAGRGLSLCDVTNLSPAAYRKFSCGGSSDSRCSTPVPIRKRRCTMAVNYKEPSLHAKLRRGDKFTDVQFLRSPIFKQKSGRRSVQKPRNSRSGHQPFEKYNESFVGCR